A genomic segment from Gossypium hirsutum isolate 1008001.06 chromosome D04, Gossypium_hirsutum_v2.1, whole genome shotgun sequence encodes:
- the LOC107899500 gene encoding UDP-glycosyltransferase 73C6 → MAQGHFVLIPFMAQGHLIPMVDIGRLLAQRDVTVTIVTTPYNAGRVQKSVARAIESGLPIRLLQLQFPGKEVGLPDGVENIDMLHSMEDLIKFVSAANKMEEAMLKLFEKLTPRPNCIISDINLFYTRKIATKFQVPRVSFHGFCCFCLLCLRNIQSSKINETVTSDSEYFTVPGLTDKVEFTRVQLPLDYDGSWKEIFEPMWEADRASYGVVINTFEELESAYVKEYRKEKKAWCIGPVSLSHKDELDMAERGNKASIDGQKCLKWLDSQQPGSVIYACLGSIGSIKCPELIELGLGLEASNRPFIWVLRGNNPTASEVDKWIKRNGFEERTKGRGLVAVGWAPQVLILSHPAIGGFLTHCGWNSIIEGISAGVPLITLPFMGDQFCNEKLVVQILKIGVNLGANKPTMLGDEKSGFILNKEHVKNAIDKLMEQGNEGTEMRKRAKELGDEANKAVEVGGSSYMNITLLIQDILQKSQEMR, encoded by the coding sequence ATGGCTCAAGGTCACTTTGTCTTGATCCCTTTCATGGCTCAAGGACACTTGATCCCCATGGTAGATATTGGTCGACTGTTAGCGCAGCGTGACGTGACTGTTACTATAGTTACAACACCTTACAATGCAGGCAGAGTCCAAAAATCAGTGGCCCGGGCCATTGAATCAGGGCTCCCCATACGTTTACTGCAACTCCAGTTTCCTGGCAAAGAAGTAGGACTGCCAGACGGGGTTGAGAATATAGACATGTTGCATTCAATGGAGGACTTGATCAAATTCGTCAGTGCCGCAAACAAGATGGAAGAAGCAATGCTGAAATTATTTGAGAAGCTAACACCACGCCCCAATTGTATTATTTCAGACATAAACCTGTTTTACACCCGCAAAATTGCTACCAAGTTCCAAGTTCCAAGGGTATCCTTCCACGGATTTTGTTGCTTCTGTCTTCTTTGTTTGCGGAATATACAGTCCTCAAAGATAAATGAGACTGTAACCTCTGATTCTGAATACTTCACGGTGCCTGGTTTGACCGACAAGGTGGAATTTACTAGAGTCCAGTTGCCACTTGACTATGATGGATCCTGGAAGGAAATTTTTGAACCGATGTGGGAAGCTGACCGAGCATCATACGGAGTTGTCATAAATACCTTCGAAGAGCTGGAATCGGCTTATGTCAAAGAGTATAGGAAGGAAAAGAAAGCTTGGTGTATTGGTCCAGTGTCTCTCAGCCACAAAGATGAGTTGGATATGGCTGAAAGAGGTAACAAAGCTTCAATCGATGGGCAGAAGTGTTTGAAGTGGCTTGATTCTCAACAACCCGGCTCTGTAATCTATGCTTGCCTTGGGAGCATAGGCAGTATAAAGTGTCCAGAACTGATAGAGTTAGGATTGGGGTTAGAGGCATCGAACAGGCCATTCATTTGGGTCCTAAGAGGAAATAATCCAACGGCAAGCGAAGTAGACAAGTGGATTAAAAGGAATGGATTCGAAGAAAGAACAAAAGGAAGAGGGCTTGTGGCTGTGGGATGGGCTCCCCAAGTACTCATTTTGTCACACCCAGCAATAGGAGGCTTCCTAACTCATTGTGGATGGAATTCAATAATCGAAGGCATTTCTGCTGGTGTCCCTTTGATAACATTGCCATTCATGGGAGACCAGTTCTGCAACGAGAAACTTGTAGTACAAATACTGAAAATTGGAGTCAACCTTGGGGCTAACAAGCCTACGATGCTGGGAGATGAGAAATCTGGGTTCATTTTGAACAAGGAACATGTTAAAAATGCAATAGACAAACTGATGGAGCAAGGAAATGAAGGAACAGAGATGAGAAAACGAGCCAAAGAATTAGGAGATGAGGCGAATAAAGCAGTTGAAGTGGGGGGATCTTCTTACATGAATATTACACTGTTAATACAAGATATCCTCCAAAAATCTCAGGAAATGCGTTAG